One Anoplopoma fimbria isolate UVic2021 breed Golden Eagle Sablefish chromosome 2, Afim_UVic_2022, whole genome shotgun sequence DNA window includes the following coding sequences:
- the homer2 gene encoding homer protein homolog 2 isoform X2 codes for MEQPIYTTRAHVFQIDPTTKKNWVPASKQAVTVSYFYDSTRNSYRIISVDGSKVIINSTITPNMTFTKTSQKFGQWADSRANTVFGLGFSSEQQLAKFSEKFQEVKEAAKLARDKSQDKVDTSSNHSQESGRDTPSTNQASSINGTDDEKISYVGPEAAVLQTENERLKSAVEQSNTNAKKWETELQTLRENNARLVDALQESSANVESWKKQLSACKEESDTLREKIAELEAQCNEADQEKQKNAQLSVRVQELETELQEKEQELENLRKQAEIIPQLMAECESITAKLQTAETKNKELEGRVEGLQLDIEDSQQKQGNMKGELKKFMDMLDGKIDELHEFRQGLSKLGVDN; via the exons ggAGCAGCCGATCTACACCACCAGGGCCCATGTCTTCCAAATCGACCCAACCACCAAGAAGAACTGGGTCCCTGCCAGCAAGCAGGCCGTCACCGTCTCCTATTTTTACGACAGCACACGCAACAGCTACCGCATCATCAGCGTGGATGGATCcaag GTGATCATCAACAGTACCATCACGCCCAACATGACATTCACCAAGACATCGCAGAAGTTTGGCCAGTGGGCAGACAGCAGGGCCAACACTGTGTTCGGACTGGGCTTCTCTTCGGAGCAGCAACTTGCCAAG ttttctgaGAAGTTCCAGGAGGTAAAAGAAGCAGCCAAGCTAGCAAGGGACAAATCTCAAGACAAGGTGGACACATCGAGTAATCACTCCCAG GAGTCTGGACGTGACACGCCCTCAACCAACCAGGCGTCCAGCATTAATGGCACAGATGATGAGAAAATCTCTTATGTCGGTCCGGAGGCTGCTGTGCTGCAGACCGAGAACGAACGTCTTAAGAGTGCAGTAGAACAGAG CAACACCAACGCCAAGAAGTGGGAAACAGAGCTGCAGactttaagagaaaataatgCCAGGCTGGTGGATGCACTGCAGGAGTCCTCGGCTAATGTAGAGAGCTGGAAGAAACAGCTTAGTGCCTGCAAGGAAGAGAGTGACACGCTCAGGGAAAAG ATTGCAGAACTAGAAGCTCAGTGTAACGAAGCCGAtcaggagaaacagaaaaacgCCCAACTGTCTGTACGAGTGCAGGAGCTAGAGACCGAGCTGCAGGAAAAAGAGCAG GAGTTGGAGAACCTGAGGAAGCAGGCAGAGATAATCCCTCAGCTCATGGCGGAGTGCGAGAGCATCACGGCAAAACTGCAG ACTGCCGAGACGAAGAACAAGGAACTGGAGGGGAGAGTAGAGGGTCTTCAGCTGGACATAGAAGACAGTCAACAGAAGCAGGGCAACATGAAGGGCGAgctgaagaaattcatggataTGCTGGATGGAAAGATAGACGAGCTGCATGAGTTCAGACAGGGGCTCTCCAAGCTGGGTGTTGATAACTGA
- the homer2 gene encoding homer protein homolog 2 isoform X1: MGEQPIYTTRAHVFQIDPTTKKNWVPASKQAVTVSYFYDSTRNSYRIISVDGSKVIINSTITPNMTFTKTSQKFGQWADSRANTVFGLGFSSEQQLAKFSEKFQEVKEAAKLARDKSQDKVDTSSNHSQESGRDTPSTNQASSINGTDDEKISYVGPEAAVLQTENERLKSAVEQSNTNAKKWETELQTLRENNARLVDALQESSANVESWKKQLSACKEESDTLREKIAELEAQCNEADQEKQKNAQLSVRVQELETELQEKEQELENLRKQAEIIPQLMAECESITAKLQTAETKNKELEGRVEGLQLDIEDSQQKQGNMKGELKKFMDMLDGKIDELHEFRQGLSKLGVDN, encoded by the exons ggAGCAGCCGATCTACACCACCAGGGCCCATGTCTTCCAAATCGACCCAACCACCAAGAAGAACTGGGTCCCTGCCAGCAAGCAGGCCGTCACCGTCTCCTATTTTTACGACAGCACACGCAACAGCTACCGCATCATCAGCGTGGATGGATCcaag GTGATCATCAACAGTACCATCACGCCCAACATGACATTCACCAAGACATCGCAGAAGTTTGGCCAGTGGGCAGACAGCAGGGCCAACACTGTGTTCGGACTGGGCTTCTCTTCGGAGCAGCAACTTGCCAAG ttttctgaGAAGTTCCAGGAGGTAAAAGAAGCAGCCAAGCTAGCAAGGGACAAATCTCAAGACAAGGTGGACACATCGAGTAATCACTCCCAG GAGTCTGGACGTGACACGCCCTCAACCAACCAGGCGTCCAGCATTAATGGCACAGATGATGAGAAAATCTCTTATGTCGGTCCGGAGGCTGCTGTGCTGCAGACCGAGAACGAACGTCTTAAGAGTGCAGTAGAACAGAG CAACACCAACGCCAAGAAGTGGGAAACAGAGCTGCAGactttaagagaaaataatgCCAGGCTGGTGGATGCACTGCAGGAGTCCTCGGCTAATGTAGAGAGCTGGAAGAAACAGCTTAGTGCCTGCAAGGAAGAGAGTGACACGCTCAGGGAAAAG ATTGCAGAACTAGAAGCTCAGTGTAACGAAGCCGAtcaggagaaacagaaaaacgCCCAACTGTCTGTACGAGTGCAGGAGCTAGAGACCGAGCTGCAGGAAAAAGAGCAG GAGTTGGAGAACCTGAGGAAGCAGGCAGAGATAATCCCTCAGCTCATGGCGGAGTGCGAGAGCATCACGGCAAAACTGCAG ACTGCCGAGACGAAGAACAAGGAACTGGAGGGGAGAGTAGAGGGTCTTCAGCTGGACATAGAAGACAGTCAACAGAAGCAGGGCAACATGAAGGGCGAgctgaagaaattcatggataTGCTGGATGGAAAGATAGACGAGCTGCATGAGTTCAGACAGGGGCTCTCCAAGCTGGGTGTTGATAACTGA
- the LOC129098778 gene encoding LOW QUALITY PROTEIN: WASP homolog-associated protein with actin, membranes and microtubules (The sequence of the model RefSeq protein was modified relative to this genomic sequence to represent the inferred CDS: inserted 1 base in 1 codon) → MTNVEMERMDSLEGWVAVKSNIFEEPETFKLGFIVQWNVIERKFAVTCHNRTLQRQKRKAEVVADDAQVSWAGLFSVSDLKHVHQQLTCVADVLVACFPDLSQFEGGNIWDLLFLNRRSGPGGGDGGDEDDDEEEEERDFDSSCRKLEKYFSTAIDICGRKIVLDTLFTQDERDVEEYFENLQEFKRKTMQEEMSRAKGLVRQLLQSHGSADRMVALLCIYEEEDEAYQDLVTVATTFFQYLLQPFRDMRELACLYKMEILKSLEFEDLGPKRIAALEKEAEEWRMKAEDAVASIQDITVTYFAQTSKALAGMLKQMEEDKRRFGAAAWASAAPRLEKLRFLLAKETLQHMRAAEMCLNRKKNRIRQRLGSLSGRVKSHIADSRSASEDNQQQETVDQLELRFYETQLELYDTKFEILKNEEQLLVAQIDTVRRQLKELKEEVVYYDVCEDPEELQSLVHTGIQQTDPPAVSQLKRRLQTLETKRGSICARRAYLRNKKDQCMEANEQKQLPAKQSSMLFNQHHQVHLKREKRKEEEQTRKQWVDQEREKTLSRLRSFRERRQGQFILKTPQSMMSSSEVPCPSQPLSIICFGPXEGPPSVRPAPRRNKTPKKQQPKDIPVQIYSAPPPPTTTCSAAPPPPPPPPPPPPPPPPPLPPAMPPPPVQASPSSEDAPMPLSEKEDPPFPAKNMLKQNIGSMDEVLASLQRGQIRLRKAPAPRTETPAGDTRSTLMSAIRHGVTLKKMVHARADVPNSGDNDLERSIKAAMMRMKKVAADSDEDDRGDDETQSTEWDS, encoded by the exons ATGACCAACGTGGAGATGGAGCGGATGGACAGTCTGGAGGGCTGGGTGGCCGTCAAGAGCAACATATTTGAGGAGCCGGAGACCTTTAAGCTGGGTTTCATCGTGCAGTGGAACGTCATCGAGCGGAAGTTTGCGGTCACCTGCCACAACCGGACACTGCAGCGTCAGAAACGCAAAGCGGAAGTGGTCGCGGACGACGCTCAGGTGAGCTGGGCTGGACTCTTCTCCGTCAGCGACCTGAAGCACGTCCACCAGCAGCTCACGTGTGTGGCGGACGTGTTGGTGGCCTGCTTCCCGGACCTGTCACAGTTCGAGGGGGGCAACATTTGGGACCTGCTCTTCCTGAATAGGAGGTCGGGTCCGGGTGGGGGTGATGggggtgatgaagatgatgatgaggaggaggaggagagggacttTGACTCGTCCTGTAGGAAGCTGGAGAAATACTTCAGCACCGCCATCGACATCTGCGGGCGTAAGATTGTGCTCGACACGTTGTTCACGCAGGACGAGCGGGATGTGGAGGAGTACTTTGAAAACCTGCAGGAGTTCAAGAGGAAGACCATGCAGGAGGAGATGTCGAGGGCCAAGGGGCTCGTGCGACAG CTCCTGCAGAGTCACGGCAGTGCAGACCGAATGGTCGCGCTGCTCTGCATCTACGAGGAAGAAGACGAGGCCTACCAGGACCTGGTCACCGTGGCCACCACCTTCTTCCAGTATCTGCTCCAGCCTTTCAGAGACATGAGAGAGCTGGCCTGCCTCTACAAGATGGAGATCCTG AAGTCTTTGGAGTTTGAGGACTTGGGTCCTAAGAGAATTGCAGCTCTGGAGAAGGAGGCGGAAGAGTGGAGAATGAAAGCAGAAGACGCAGTCGCCTCAATTCAGGACATCACTGTCACCTACTTTGCACAGACTTCAAAGGCTCTGGCTG GTATGTTAaagcagatggaggaggataAGCGTCGTTTCGGAGCTGCTGCCTGGGCGTCTGCAGCTCCCAGACTGGAGAAACTGCGCTTCCTTTTGGCCAAAGAAACGCTGCAGCAcatgagagctgcagagatgtgCCTGAACCGCAAGAAAAACCGCATCAGACAAAGG TTGGGCAGCCTGTCTGGCAGAGTGAAGAGCCACATAGCTGATTCCAGGTCTGCGTCCGAGGACAACCAGCAGCAGGAAACAGTGGACCAGCTGGAGCTGAGATTCTATGAAACCCAACTAGAACTGTACGACACCAAGTTTGAGATCCTGAAGAATgaggagcagctgctggtgGCTCAGATAGACACGGTGCGGCGGCAGCTGAAAG agctgaaggaggaggtggtgtaCTATGATGTGTGTGAGGAtccagaggagctgcagagccTGGTCCACACGGGTATTCAACAAACTGACCCACCGGCTGTCAGTCAGCTCAAAAGACGCCTGCAGACCTTGGAGACCAAGAGAGGCAGCATCTGTGCCCGACGAGCTTATCTTCGTAACAAAAAG gACCAGTGCATGGAGGCCAACGAGCAGAAGCAGCTGCCCGCCAAGCAGAGCTCAATGCTCTTCAACCAGCATCATCAAGTCCACCTG AAacgagagaagaggaaggaggaggagcagacgAGGAAGCAGTGGGTGGACCAGGAGCGAGAGAAGACTCTGAGCAGATTACGATCCTTCAGAGAG AGGCGACAGGGCCAGTTCATCCTGAAGACCCCTCAGTCCATGATGTCTTCGTCAGAAGTGCCGTGTCCCTCCCAGCCGCTGTCCATCATCTGCTTCGGCC CTGAAGGACCACCCTCCGTCCGACCAGCACCCAGACGCAATAAAACACCCAAGAAACAGCAGCCTAAAGACATCCCTGTCCAAATCTACTCTGCACCGCCACCTCCAACAACCACCTGCTCTGctgcaccacctcctcctcctcccccaccacccccacctcctccacctcccccaccACTGCCCCCTGCCATGCCTCCTCCACCTGTCCAAGCATCGCCTTCCTCTGAAGACGCACCAATGCCTCTCAGTGAAAAGGAGGACCCTCCTTTTCCAGCCAAGAACATGCTCAAACAAAATATAG GATCAATGGATGAAGTGTTGGCCTCGTTGCAACGTGGACAGATTCGGCTTCGAAAGGCCCCCGCTCCCCGGACAGAGACCCCTGCTGGGGACACGAGGAGCACTCTGATGTCGGCCATCCGACATGGAGTCACCCTGAAGAAG ATGGTTCATGCACGTGCAGACGTCCCGAACAGTGGAGACAACGATCTGGAGCGCAGCATCAAAGCCGccatgatgaggatgaagaaggTGGCAGCTGATTCTGACGAGGACGACAGAGGAGACGACGAGACGCAGAGTACAGAGTGGGAcagctga